One genomic window of Cricetulus griseus strain 17A/GY chromosome 3, alternate assembly CriGri-PICRH-1.0, whole genome shotgun sequence includes the following:
- the Mrpl49 gene encoding 39S ribosomal protein L49, mitochondrial, whose protein sequence is MAVAALRAAVRDAGRCVRWSYGPRQLSQTQGSHENPSFLESEDEYQFVERLFPPTKIPQPPKHEHYPTPSGWQPPRDPPPSLPYFVRRSRMHNIPVYKDITHGNRQMTVIRKVEGDIWALQKDVEEFLSPQLGKTPVTQVNEVTGTLRIKGYFDEQLKAWLLEKGF, encoded by the exons ATGGCGGTCGCGGCGTTGCGAGCAGCTGTGCGGGACGCGGGGCGCTGCGTCCGATGGAGCTACGGGCCGCGGCAGCTG AGCCAAACCCAGGGGTCTCATGAAAACCCCAGCTTTCTGGAGTCTGAGGATGAATACCAATTTGTGGAGCGCCTGTTTCCCCCTACCAAAATCCCACAGCCACCAAAGCATGAACATTATCCCACTCCCAGTGGCTGGCAGCCTCCCAGAG ATCCCCCTCCTAGCTTGCCCTACTTTGTTCGTCGATCCCGGATGCATAATATCCCTGTCTACAAGGACATCACACATGGCAACCGACAGATGACTGTGATCCGGAAGGTAGAAGGGGACATCTGG GCTCTACAGAAGGATGTGGAAGAATTTCTGAGCCCACAGCTGGGAAAGACACCTGTCACCCAGGTTAATGAGGTGACAGGTACTCTTCGAATCAAGGGCTACTTTGATGAGCAGCTTAAAGCCTGGCTTCTTGAGAAAGGCTTCTGA
- the Syvn1 gene encoding E3 ubiquitin-protein ligase synoviolin, which translates to MFRTAVMMAASLALTGAVVAHAYYLKHQFYPTVVYLTKSSPSMAVLYIQAFVLVFLLGKVMGKVFFGQLRAAEMEHLLERSWYAVTETCLAFTVFRDDFSPRFVALFTLLLFLKCFHWLAEDRVDFMERSPNISWLFHCRIVSLMFLLGILDFLFVSHAYHSILTRGASVQLVFGFEYAILMTMVLTIFIKYVLHSVDLQSENPWDNKAVYMLYTELFTGFIKVLLYMAFMTIMIKVHTFPLFAIRPMYLAMRQFKKAVTDAIMSRRAIRNMNTLYPDATPEELQAMDNVCIICREEMVTGAKRLPCNHIFHTSCLRSWFQRQQTCPTCRMDVLRASLPAQSPPPPEPADQGPPPAPHPPPLLPQPPNFPQGLLPPFPPGMFPLWPPMGPFPPVPPPPSSGEAAAPPSTSAAVSRPSGTATTTAAGPSTSAPASGSVPGPEAGPAPGFPFPPPWMGMPLPPPFAFPPMPVPPAGFAGLTPEELRALEGHERQHLEARLQSLRNIHTLLDAAMLQINQYLTVLASLGPPRPATSVNSTEETVSAVVSAAPSTSAPSSEAPTPSPGTSPSVPEAEKPPAPESVGAAEELPEDGEPDAAELRRRRLQKLESPVAH; encoded by the exons ATGTTCCGCACCGCAGTGATGATGGCGGCCAGCCTGGCGCTGAccggggcagtggtggctcatgcctactACCTCAAACACCAGTTCTACCCCACTGTGGTGTATTTGACCAAGTCCAGCCCCAGCATGGCA GTCCTGTACATCCAGGCCTTTGTCCTTGTCTTCCTCTTGGGCAAAGTGATGGGCAAGGTGTTCTTTGGGCAGCTCAGAGCAGCAGAGATGGAG CACCTTTTGGAGCGGTCCTGGTACGCTGTCACTGAGACTTGTTTGGCCTTCACTGTTTTTCGGGATGACTTCAGTCCTCGCTTCGTGGCGCTCTttactctccttctcttcctcaagTGTTTCCATTGGTTGGCTGAAGACCGTGTGGACTTT ATGGAACGCAGCCCCAACATCTCCTGGCTCTTTCACTGCCGAATCGTCT CTCTTATGTTCCTCCTGGGTATCCTGGACTTCCTCTTTGTCAGCCACGCTTATCATAGCATCCTGACCCGGGGGGCTTCTGTGCAGCTGGTGTTTGGCTTTGAG TACGCCATTCTGATGACCATGGTGCTCACCATCTTCATCAAGTATGTGCTGCACTCTGTGGACCTCCAGAGCGAGAACCCGTGGGACAATAAGGCTGTATACATGCTCTACACGGAGCTGTTTACAG gcttcATCAAAGTCCTGCTGTACATGGCCTTCATGACCATTATGATCAAGGTGCACACCTTCCCGCTCTTTGCCATTAGGCCCATGTACCTGGCTATGAG GCAGTTCAAGAAAGCTGTGACAGATGCCATCATGTCTCGGCGAGCCATCCGCAACATGAACACACT GTACCCAGATGCCACCCCTGAGGAGCTTCAGGCAATGGATAATGTCTGCATCATCTGCCGTGAAGAAATGGTGACAGGTGCTAAGAGACTGCCCTGCAACCACATCTTCCACACCAG CTGCCTGCGCTCCTGGTTCCAGCGGCAGCAGACTTGCCCGACCTGCCGTATGGATGTCCTGCGGGCATCATTGCCAGCCCAGTCACCACCACCCCCTGAGCCTGCTGACCAAGGACCACCTCCTGCTCCTCATCCTCCACCACTGCTGCCACAGCCTCCCAATT TCCCCCAGGgccttctgcctccttttcctccAGGCATGTTCCCACTCTGGCCCCCAATGGGCCCCTTTCCACCTGTCCCACCTCCTCCAAGTTCAGGAGAGGCCGCAGCTCCTCCGTCCACCAGTGCAG CTGTTTCTCGGCCCAGTGGAACAGCCACCACCACAGCTGCTGGCCCCAGTACCTCTGCCCCAGCATCTGGCTCTGTTCCTGGCCCAGAGGCTGGGCCTGCCCCTGgcttcccttttccccctccttgGATGGGTATGCCCCTGCCCCCACCTTTTG CCTTCCCCCCAATGCCTGTGCCTCCTGCGGGCTTTGCTGGCCTGACCCCAGAGGAGCTTCGGGCGCTGGAGGGCCATGAACGGCAGCACCTGGAGGCCCGGCTGCAGAGTCTGCGCAACATACACACACTACTGGACGCTGCCATGCTGCAAATCAACCAGTACCTCACTGTGCTGGCCTCCTTGGG GCCCCCCAGGCCAGCTACTTCAGTCAACTCCACTGAAGAGACTGTCTCTGCAGTGGTATCTGCTGCCCCCTCCACCAGCGCTCCCAGCTCTGAGGCCCCTACCCCATCTCCAGGGACTTCCCCATCAGTCCCTGAAGCTGAAAAGCCTCCCG CTCCCGAGTCAGTGGGCGCTGCAGAGGAGCTTCCTGAGGATGGAGAGCCGGATGCTGCAGAACTCCGCCGGCGTCGCCTGCAAAAGCTGGAATCCCCTGTTGCCCACTGA